The Scomber japonicus isolate fScoJap1 chromosome 9, fScoJap1.pri, whole genome shotgun sequence genome includes a region encoding these proteins:
- the cldn5a gene encoding claudin 5a has protein sequence MVSAGLEIVGLSLCVIGSLLVMVACGLPMWKVTAFIEANIVVAQTIWDGLWMSCVVQSTGQMQCKVHDSVLALSHDLQAARALTIISSVMGVLGLMVVIAGAQCTNCIRTEYVKARVVNAGGAIYIISGLFVLVPLCWMANNIISDFYNPQVPPSKKREIGAALYIGWAATAMLLIGGALLCCSCPSSGNTGYSVKYAQQTKRATQNGDYDKRNYV, from the coding sequence ATGGTGTCGGCCGGACTGGAGATCGTAGGACTGTCGCTGTGCGTAATTGGCTCGCTCTTGGTGATGGTTGCCTGCGGGCTGCCTATGTGGAAGGTGACGGCTTTCATCGAAGCCAACATTGTGGTGGCTCAGACAATCTGGGACGGCTTGTGGATGTCGTGCGTGGTGCAGAGCACTGGCCAAATGCAGTGCAAGGTGCACGACTCCGTCCTCGCACTCAGCCACGACCTGCAGGCGGCCAGAGCGCTCACTATCATCTCCTCGGTGATGGGAGTGCTGGGGCTCATGGTTGTGATAGCAGGGGCGCAGTGCACCAACTGCATCCGCACTGAATACGTAAAAGCCCGGGTGGTGAACGCCGGAGGGGCCATCTACATCATCAGTGGCCTGTTTGTGCTTGTGCCCCTCTGCTGGATGGCCAACAACATCATATCGGACTTCTACAACCCTCAGGTTCCCCCATCTAAGAAGAGGGAGATCGGCGCTGCGCTATACATCGGCTGGGCAGCCACAGCGATGCTGCTGATCGGAGGAGcgctgctctgctgctcctgTCCCTCCAGCGGGAACACGGGATATTCGGTAAAATACGCACAGCAGACCAAGAGAGCCACGCAGAACGGGGACTATGACAAGAGGAATTATGTGTAG